One window of Candidatus Nanosynbacter sp. HMT-352 genomic DNA carries:
- a CDS encoding sensor histidine kinase has product MMIRALVLGLVALMALILGVLVLKKSKRRHDAKYWFFLVCLCLAVWSAGLEVFSLADKEVTLDTASRWFYVASAVFCPALAIFTTKSFLPSTKSTKSFICASSILIAIFSLYIILVPEFIINTSEIVTPVDFSRIPIHAVNYVIFATFFSVFFLISMCFGYIAWRKSDPVRRKQVAIYMIGLLICSIPGFVVDLFLPALGDYRYIWIGPIATIIFLFAIMYSIVRYRLMDVKMAVARSVSYMLLLIALAVVYVISAYVISILVFQRSLTVDSHVNLMNMILAMVLAVVYQPVKKIFDKFTDRVFYYGEYDADTFTREISKILTYTADLQLLTRRVGNYIATSLKAEKVAFCIPEKGIYGRAGRRRISVVEEDVRRIMDYYYKNCSFPEVILANQVKDPELKKLLDIHRTKIVMPLLHQNQETGILFLGEHKSLGYSSRDIEMLESIAGELAVSIRNSLSLEEINELNKSLQRKIDEATKELRFSNRQLQRLDEAKNEFISMASHQLRTPLTSIKGYLDMMLEGDLGKITPTQRAVLREAFSSSERMVRLINDFLNVSRLQTGKFNIDKQKIDIAQILRDEVALLKVVADQRSVEMDLKIDKKVPLITADSEKIRQVMLNMIDNAIYYSNPHKKVIISLKNSNGAIEFTVKDSGIGVPKSEQANLFGKFFRGTNARKKRPDGTGVGLFLARKVILSHDGEMIFESEEGKGSIFGFKLPVR; this is encoded by the coding sequence ATGATGATACGGGCGTTAGTGCTAGGATTAGTTGCGTTGATGGCGCTAATTTTGGGCGTGCTCGTACTTAAAAAGTCGAAGCGTCGTCATGATGCAAAGTATTGGTTTTTTCTGGTTTGTTTATGTTTGGCTGTGTGGTCGGCTGGACTTGAAGTGTTTTCTCTGGCGGACAAGGAAGTAACATTGGACACTGCGTCCAGGTGGTTTTATGTCGCTTCGGCTGTTTTTTGTCCTGCGTTGGCTATTTTCACTACAAAGTCGTTTCTTCCATCGACAAAATCAACGAAGAGTTTTATCTGCGCGTCTAGTATATTGATAGCGATTTTTTCGCTATATATTATTTTGGTGCCTGAGTTTATTATCAATACATCAGAAATTGTCACGCCAGTAGATTTTTCTCGAATTCCGATTCATGCAGTCAACTATGTTATTTTTGCAACTTTTTTCTCGGTATTCTTCTTAATTTCTATGTGTTTTGGTTATATAGCGTGGCGCAAATCAGATCCTGTTCGACGCAAGCAAGTCGCGATCTACATGATTGGTCTGTTGATATGTAGCATTCCTGGCTTTGTAGTGGATCTGTTTCTTCCGGCGCTTGGTGATTATCGATATATATGGATTGGTCCAATTGCTACGATTATTTTCTTATTTGCAATTATGTATAGCATCGTCAGATACCGATTGATGGACGTAAAAATGGCGGTGGCTCGAAGTGTTTCGTATATGTTGCTATTAATCGCACTAGCTGTCGTTTACGTGATTTCTGCATATGTCATTTCAATTTTGGTTTTCCAACGCAGCCTAACGGTTGATAGTCACGTAAATCTCATGAACATGATTTTGGCTATGGTTTTGGCGGTCGTATATCAACCAGTGAAGAAAATCTTTGATAAATTTACTGATAGGGTTTTTTACTACGGAGAATATGACGCTGATACGTTTACGCGTGAGATTAGTAAAATATTAACCTATACGGCGGATCTGCAATTGCTAACTCGACGTGTTGGCAATTATATAGCAACTTCTCTTAAGGCGGAAAAAGTGGCGTTTTGTATTCCGGAAAAAGGAATATATGGTCGAGCGGGTCGGCGACGAATATCTGTTGTCGAGGAAGATGTTCGCAGGATTATGGATTACTATTATAAGAATTGCAGTTTTCCGGAAGTTATTTTGGCAAATCAAGTAAAGGATCCAGAACTGAAGAAACTTTTGGATATTCATCGCACGAAAATTGTTATGCCGCTGCTGCATCAAAATCAAGAAACGGGAATTCTATTTCTGGGCGAGCATAAGAGCTTGGGCTATAGTTCTCGCGATATTGAAATGCTGGAGTCGATTGCTGGGGAACTGGCGGTGTCGATTCGAAATTCTTTGTCTCTGGAGGAGATAAATGAGTTGAACAAGAGTTTGCAGCGTAAAATTGACGAGGCGACGAAAGAGCTGAGGTTCAGTAATCGACAGCTTCAGCGACTGGACGAAGCGAAGAACGAATTTATTTCTATGGCTTCACATCAGTTAAGGACACCGTTGACTAGTATTAAAGGTTATCTGGATATGATGCTGGAGGGTGATTTGGGTAAGATTACACCGACGCAGCGTGCAGTTCTTAGAGAGGCATTCTCTTCCAGCGAGCGAATGGTTAGGCTAATAAACGACTTTCTTAATGTTTCTAGGCTTCAGACTGGTAAATTTAATATTGATAAGCAGAAGATAGACATTGCTCAAATTCTTCGGGATGAAGTTGCTTTGCTTAAGGTTGTGGCTGATCAGAGGTCTGTCGAAATGGATCTAAAGATTGATAAAAAAGTTCCATTGATTACGGCCGACTCTGAGAAGATTCGTCAAGTTATGCTGAATATGATCGACAACGCTATTTACTATTCAAATCCGCACAAAAAGGTAATAATTTCTCTGAAAAATAGTAATGGCGCGATTGAGTTTACGGTGAAAGATTCGGGAATTGGTGTGCCAAAATCAGAGCAAGCAAATTTGTTTGGCAAATTCTTCCGCGGCACAAATGCCAGAAAAAAGCGGCCAGACGGCACTGGCGTTGGCTTATTTTTGGCGAGGAAAGTTATTTTATCGCACGATGGCGAAATGATCTTTGAATCAGAAGAAGGAAAAGGTAGCATTTTTGGATTTAAGTTGCCAGTTCGTTAA
- a CDS encoding bifunctional 5,10-methylenetetrahydrofolate dehydrogenase/5,10-methenyltetrahydrofolate cyclohydrolase, with protein MRELNGSELAGFIKERQAKQVRALRQAWHINPRLAIITDVENPVIETYMRLKQRYGADILIDVEIHRVPAGGALEVIQELNNRDDIQGIILQLPISNPEQTEELLESIQEDKDVDGLRKKAIFQAATPTAINWLLAGYGVDLKGKKVAIVGRGRLVGAPLEKMWLKSGVDVTVFEKGDDLSQLINYDIIVSATGVPGLIKSQMIKTKTVVVDAGTASENGKIVGDVSEEARQRNDVIITPKKGGVGPLTVSALFDNVITACLKIANQSKN; from the coding sequence ATGAGAGAACTAAATGGCTCAGAATTAGCTGGATTTATCAAGGAGCGCCAGGCGAAACAGGTGCGAGCTTTAAGACAGGCCTGGCATATTAATCCTCGTTTGGCGATTATTACTGATGTCGAAAATCCAGTTATTGAAACTTACATGCGTTTGAAGCAGAGATATGGCGCTGATATTTTGATTGACGTGGAGATTCATCGAGTCCCTGCGGGCGGTGCTTTGGAAGTGATTCAAGAATTGAATAATCGAGACGATATTCAAGGAATAATTCTGCAATTGCCGATTAGCAATCCTGAGCAGACCGAAGAATTACTCGAGAGTATTCAAGAAGATAAAGACGTTGATGGTTTGCGTAAAAAGGCGATTTTTCAGGCGGCCACGCCAACGGCTATCAATTGGCTACTGGCTGGATATGGCGTTGATTTGAAGGGAAAAAAAGTTGCGATTGTCGGGCGAGGTCGTTTGGTTGGCGCTCCTCTTGAGAAAATGTGGCTAAAGTCTGGTGTCGATGTGACGGTTTTTGAAAAAGGTGACGATTTATCTCAATTGATAAATTACGATATTATCGTGTCGGCAACAGGAGTTCCGGGGCTGATTAAAAGCCAGATGATTAAGACTAAGACAGTCGTTGTTGATGCGGGAACTGCTTCGGAAAATGGAAAAATTGTTGGCGATGTATCTGAAGAGGCGCGTCAGCGTAATGATGTAATTATTACACCAAAAAAAGGCGGAGTTGGTCCATTAACGGTTTCTGCGCTGTTTGATAATGTAATTACGGCTTGCCTAAAAATTGCGAATCAATCAAAAAATTAA
- a CDS encoding TIR domain-containing protein: MKRQVFYSFHFDNDVMRVWQIRKMGAIEGNEPVAPNNWEQIKRSEYAVKKWIDDNMKYKSCVIVLVGSETASRKWVDYEIRKAWNEGKGLFGIYIHNLKDPITGTCRKGANPFDNVLMRNGQRLSSLVSCYDPNSWDAYNDIAKNLENWVEEAISTRENY, encoded by the coding sequence ATGAAAAGGCAGGTGTTTTACAGTTTTCATTTCGATAACGACGTTATGCGGGTTTGGCAAATTCGTAAAATGGGAGCGATTGAAGGCAATGAGCCGGTTGCGCCAAATAACTGGGAACAAATTAAGCGTAGTGAATATGCTGTAAAAAAATGGATTGATGATAACATGAAATATAAAAGTTGTGTTATTGTTTTGGTTGGGTCTGAAACTGCAAGCCGCAAATGGGTAGATTACGAAATACGCAAAGCGTGGAACGAAGGAAAAGGACTTTTTGGTATCTATATTCATAATCTCAAAGACCCAATAACTGGAACCTGCAGAAAGGGAGCTAATCCATTTGATAATGTACTGATGCGAAATGGCCAAAGATTATCGTCTCTTGTTTCATGCTATGATCCAAATAGCTGGGATGCCTACAATGATATTGCGAAAAATCTTGAAAACTGGGTAGAAGAAGCTATTTCAACTCGAGAAAATTATTAG
- a CDS encoding response regulator, with protein sequence MIKIAIIEDDPTISQMYRMKFESDGFDVRLAANGQIGIEVVEKFQPDIILLDLQMPEMDGAEALKRIRSKDWGKTIPVIVLTNLGEEEAPHDLKKLGIHSYIVKANLTPRQVVEQVKTAIKAA encoded by the coding sequence ATGATAAAAATCGCTATCATTGAAGACGACCCTACTATCAGCCAGATGTACCGAATGAAGTTCGAATCGGACGGATTTGACGTTCGCTTGGCTGCCAACGGACAAATTGGCATAGAAGTAGTCGAGAAGTTTCAGCCAGATATTATTTTGCTAGATTTACAAATGCCAGAAATGGACGGCGCAGAAGCCTTAAAGCGAATTAGATCTAAAGACTGGGGAAAAACTATTCCCGTTATTGTCCTTACCAACCTCGGCGAAGAAGAAGCTCCGCACGATTTGAAGAAATTAGGAATTCATAGCTACATCGTAAAAGCGAACCTCACACCGCGCCAAGTTGTCGAGCAGGTCAAAACCGCCATAAAAGCCGCTTAA
- a CDS encoding DNA-methyltransferase, which yields MIGANKSHRNKTIDFSLKEGREYFDRCIKGDSDLSIDRIINKTINGDTFEIMKKMPKKFVDLLIVDPPYNLSKNYNGSKFRQTDDESYAKYTEQWLKLVLPLLKDEASVYICCDWKTSVVIGQVLPKYLNVRNRITWQREKGRGAKENWKNGLEDIWFATNNDRWTFNLADVKVRKKVIAPYRQDGKPKDWKETKSGNFRDTCPSNFWDDCTIPYWSMPENTAHPTQKPEKLIAKMILASSNVKDVVFDPFLGSGTTSVTAKKLGRKYVGIELDETYCAWAEKRIEMADDDSSIQGYTDGVFWERNTLGGQKKVKENSQIKEITKGKNGQLTLQVN from the coding sequence ATGATTGGGGCTAATAAATCACATAGGAACAAAACTATTGATTTTTCTCTTAAGGAAGGTCGAGAATATTTCGATCGTTGCATAAAAGGCGATTCAGATCTATCTATCGATAGAATTATAAACAAAACAATCAATGGCGACACTTTCGAAATTATGAAAAAAATGCCAAAAAAGTTCGTTGATTTACTTATTGTTGATCCACCATACAATTTATCAAAGAATTATAACGGTAGTAAGTTCAGGCAAACAGATGATGAGAGCTATGCTAAATATACTGAGCAGTGGCTGAAACTAGTATTGCCGCTATTAAAAGATGAAGCCAGTGTTTATATTTGTTGCGACTGGAAAACTAGCGTTGTCATTGGTCAGGTTCTGCCAAAATATCTTAATGTCAGAAACCGAATAACATGGCAACGAGAAAAAGGACGTGGCGCAAAGGAGAACTGGAAAAATGGACTCGAGGACATTTGGTTTGCCACCAACAACGACCGCTGGACTTTTAACTTAGCTGATGTGAAAGTTAGAAAAAAGGTTATTGCTCCATATAGGCAAGACGGAAAGCCAAAGGATTGGAAAGAAACTAAAAGTGGTAATTTTCGGGATACTTGCCCGTCGAATTTTTGGGATGATTGTACAATTCCGTATTGGTCAATGCCTGAAAATACCGCCCATCCAACTCAGAAACCTGAAAAATTAATTGCCAAAATGATTTTAGCTAGCTCTAATGTGAAAGATGTAGTATTTGACCCTTTTTTGGGTAGCGGAACAACTTCCGTAACTGCTAAGAAGCTTGGTCGTAAATATGTTGGTATTGAGCTTGATGAAACTTATTGTGCTTGGGCTGAGAAACGAATAGAAATGGCAGATGATGACAGCTCTATTCAAGGTTATACAGACGGTGTTTTTTGGGAGCGCAACACTCTTGGTGGGCAGAAAAAAGTTAAAGAGAATTCGCAAATCAAAGAAATAACTAAGGGAAAAAATGGACAACTCACTTTACAAGTTAATTGA
- a CDS encoding class I SAM-dependent methyltransferase, protein MENFRGEQQYIAEAGDFLNGVDHEANEKLNKEIADLRSEGCRVKIGEKTDPAYNNPDGIKDTYNYLKRGDAKLKEIRKNFIHKNLATAAIANVLDKTPFVKMGKWGKKIDLYLEFFRDKLLYGENQTASKPWHNQRGSALTFLTISEAYRLRVSRKKGEILSEGKYPTMSGPLDESVFDEKINGLPLTEVMIQDKINNGVDKAIAIEEVEKRLSDVREFIQAPVTEKFSNVIRHCADSLGIRERVETVNGLSIDYLKKVAEKENRSIDDMLVMSFGCGTGLATLKMLKKLKDETGEAPTVILLDQDPLSLAAAQSLAKKWNLEDKIEVHCERLFSKLGKPLSLEGVLGDRKLDIAEDSGLREYLPDGVYKQLTRESLKFLRSGGLMITGNMNVNRPQKEFLHGLMGWVPKVRMRSIKEGFKLLQKSGIPKESIEATVTASGVYTVFAIEK, encoded by the coding sequence ATGGAAAACTTTAGAGGCGAACAACAGTATATTGCAGAAGCGGGTGATTTTCTTAATGGAGTTGATCATGAGGCTAATGAAAAATTAAATAAGGAAATTGCGGATCTTAGAAGTGAGGGATGTAGGGTTAAAATTGGAGAAAAGACCGACCCTGCATATAATAACCCTGATGGTATTAAAGATACATACAACTATTTGAAGCGGGGCGATGCAAAATTAAAAGAGATTCGTAAAAACTTTATTCATAAAAATCTGGCCACCGCGGCAATTGCGAATGTTTTAGATAAAACTCCTTTTGTGAAAATGGGCAAGTGGGGCAAAAAGATAGATTTATATCTGGAGTTTTTTCGCGACAAGTTATTGTACGGTGAAAATCAGACTGCTTCGAAGCCGTGGCACAATCAGCGAGGTTCCGCACTAACATTTTTGACAATTTCTGAAGCTTATAGATTAAGAGTTTCTCGCAAAAAAGGCGAAATATTGTCAGAAGGTAAATATCCAACTATGAGTGGTCCGCTGGATGAGTCGGTATTTGATGAGAAGATTAATGGCTTGCCGCTGACAGAAGTTATGATTCAAGATAAAATCAACAACGGCGTAGATAAAGCGATAGCTATTGAAGAAGTAGAGAAGAGGCTTAGTGACGTACGAGAGTTTATCCAGGCGCCGGTGACGGAGAAGTTTTCTAACGTTATTCGGCATTGTGCGGATTCGCTTGGTATTCGTGAGCGAGTGGAAACAGTGAATGGTTTATCAATTGATTATTTGAAGAAAGTGGCAGAAAAAGAGAATCGTTCAATTGACGATATGTTGGTGATGAGTTTTGGTTGCGGAACGGGACTAGCTACTTTGAAGATGCTGAAAAAACTTAAGGACGAAACGGGTGAGGCGCCGACGGTTATCCTGCTAGATCAAGATCCGTTGTCTCTAGCGGCGGCGCAGAGCTTGGCGAAGAAATGGAATTTGGAAGATAAGATTGAAGTTCATTGTGAGCGATTATTCAGTAAGCTTGGCAAACCTCTGAGTTTGGAGGGAGTTCTGGGCGATCGTAAGCTGGATATCGCGGAAGACTCTGGCTTACGGGAATATCTGCCAGATGGCGTTTATAAGCAATTGACGCGAGAATCGCTGAAGTTCTTGCGATCTGGCGGGTTGATGATTACTGGCAATATGAACGTAAATCGCCCACAAAAAGAATTTTTGCATGGACTAATGGGGTGGGTTCCAAAGGTTAGGATGCGCTCAATTAAAGAAGGTTTTAAATTGCTCCAAAAATCTGGCATACCAAAAGAATCTATTGAAGCTACAGTTACTGCGAGCGGCGTTTACACAGTTTTTGCGATTGAAAAGTAG